In Xiphophorus maculatus strain JP 163 A chromosome 2, X_maculatus-5.0-male, whole genome shotgun sequence, one genomic interval encodes:
- the ric8b gene encoding synembryn-B, which yields MDLNGILSQLESANEEDAETLLHRYSEENTQTFTFNQKEEALRSKLCQSVLTVLGRQVRPSCQKTCLETLRILSRDKCVLGPVATREGMLVLTGLAMLRTGQEGEDKQETAQDALQSEEEKRVVVEALKCLCNVVYNSAAAQQVCVDIQLVHGLCASLRFARTWQHEVGLFILRLFFLLSALRPDVRGILRKDCHAVRLLTEVLEHTLDVHWVGTYEAARPEPQALPLPTENNERAMEALKAMFNLTLSESRNEEDNHQFRLLAAILRHLLMLKTETEEKTEEVHSHTVNLLNNLPASCLDVLIDVPVQGGVEEYGGKNLEAVQVLLDFMERRIDKGSNYKEGLTPVLSLLTEGSRCHREIRRYIKTQVLPPLKDVKNRPEVGTTIRNKLVRLMTHVDMGVKQTAAEFLFVLCKESVDNLLKYTGYGNAAGLLVARGLLAGGRGETEYSEDEDSDTDEYKSAKPFINPITGHVEEPMPNPVEEMTEEQKEYEAEKLANMFDKLSRQNVIRPMGVRPDGTLAPLEETLICRPEENSDTDSD from the exons ATGGATCTTAACGGCATCCTGTCCCAGCTTGAAAGTGCCAACGAAGAGGACGCAGAGACACTTTTACATCGGTACAGTGAAGAG AACACTCAGACCTTCACGTTTAACCAAAAAGAAGAAGCACTGCGGAGT AAACTCTGCCAGAGTGTGCTGACGGTTCTTGGGAGACAGGTGCGGCCCAGCTGTCAGAAGACGTGTCTGGAAACACTCCGCATCCTGTCCAGAGACAAGTGTGTGCTGGGGCCTGTAGCCACCAGGGAGGGCATGCTGGTTCTGACTGGGTTGGCGATGCTGCGTACTGGACAGGAAGGCGAGGATAAACAGGAAACCGCTCAGGATGCTTTACAGTctgaggaggagaagagggTGGTGGTGGAGGCCTTGAAGTGCCTTTGCAACGTTGTGTACAACAGCGCTGCAGCTCAGCAGGTGTGTGTGGACATCCAGCTGGTTCACGGCCTTTGCGCCAGCCTGCGCTTCGCCCGCACGTGGCAACACGAGGTGGGCCTGTTCATCCTGCGCCTGTTCTTCCTGCTGTCCGCCCTGCGCCCTGATGTGAGGGGAATACTCAGGAAAGACTGTCACGCTGTGAGACTGCTGACGGAGGTTCTGGAGCACACTCTGGACGTTCACTGGGTCGGCACCTATGAGGCGGCTCGACCAGAACCGCAGGCTCTGCCCCTGCCCACAGAGAACAACGAGCGAGCCATGGAAGCCCTTAAAGCCATGTTCAACCTCACTCTCTCAGAAAGTCGGAACGAG GAGGATAATCACCAGTTCCGACTCCTAGCTGCTATCCTGCGTCATCTGTTGATGCTGAAAACGGagacagaggagaaaacagaagaagtaCACAG CCACACCGTCAACCTGCTGAACAACCTGCCTGCATCCTGCCTGGACGTGTTGATCGATGTGCCGGTCCAGGGAGGTGTGGAGGAGTACGGAGGAAAAAACCTGGAAGCAGTTCAGGTGTTGCTGGACTTCATGGAGAGGAGAATCGACAAG GGCTCCAACTACAAAGAGGGTCTGACTCCAGTGCTCAGCCTGTTAACTGAAGGATCCAGATGCCACAGAGAGATCCGCAGATATATCAAAACTCAG GTACTTCCTCCCCTGAAGGACGTGAAGAACAGGCCTGAGGTGGGCACCACCATCAGAAACAAGCTGGTCCGCCTCATGACTCACGTGGACATGGGCGTGAAGCAGACGGCCGCAGAGTTCCTGTTTGTCCTCTGCAAAGAAAGCG TGGACAATCTTTTGAAGTACACGGGATATGGAAACGCAGCAGGGCTGCTGGTGGCTCGGGGGCTTCTGGCTGGTGGGAGAGGAGAGACGGAGTACTCTGAAGATGAAGACTCAGACACGGATGAGTATAAATCCGCCAAACCTTT CATTAACCCCATTACTGGTCATGTGGAGGAGCCGATGCCGAACCCCGTTGAGGAGATGACGGAGGAGCAGAAGGAGTATGAAGCTGAAAAACTGGCCAATATGTTTGACAAGCTGTCAAG GCAGAATGTGATCCGGCCGATGGGTGTCAGGCCAGACGGGACGTTGGCGCCTCTGGAAGAGACGCTCATCTGTCGACCAGAAGAAAACTCTGATACAGACTCTGACTAG
- the LOC102237357 gene encoding NAD-dependent protein deacetylase sirtuin-3-like isoform X2, producing MNRSRSSRNRKVPQPPDTRLTRSSSSQTRHPEPAELQDSWQGPCGKQRRKQPDSALAQDLSLISVSRLDSTSKGTMSTAGSIPMQACPSSESTSDQIVPSSFPVKSSSRSGLLSVARLVKLGRCKNILVVVGAGISTPSGIPDFRTPGTGLYANLEKYNLPYPEAIFNIDYFSNDPQPFFSLAKALYPGCHRPNYIHYFIRMLHHKGLLLRLYTQNIDGLENVCGIPEDKLVEAHGSFATASCHLCYTPYPAEEAKVAIMTDNIPTCSFCAATVKPDVVFFGEDLPQKYFLHTKDFPKADLLIIMGTSLKIEPFASLVNTVRSTVPRLLLNRHAVGPFERVPLRRGDHMELGDLADSVRRFAEILGWSGEIEEMMRTQEKLGIPPVVTHGSSSSSETEDMKTSRPRAEGSCSEDTDSETDSKSSASSRASK from the exons ATGAACAGGTCCAGGTCCAGTAGGAATAGAAAAGTTCCCCAGCCTCCAGACACCAGATTAACCCGCAGCTCCAGCTCCCAGACCAGGCATCCGGAACCTGCAGAACTCCAGGACTCATGGCAGGGTCCTTGTGGAAAGCAACGAAGGAAGCAGCCTGACTCGGCTCTCGCTCAGGACCTCAGCCTGATCAGTGTGAGCAGACTGGACTCTACAAG tAAAGGAACGATGTCCACAGCTGGCAGTATTCCCATGCAGGCCTGTCCGTCCTCTGAGTCCACATCTGATCAGATAGTTCCATCTTCATTCCCGGTGAAGTCCTCTTCCCGGAGCGGCCTGTTGTCGGTGGCTCGGCTTGTGAAACTGGGCCGCTGTAAGAACATACTGGTGGTGGTAGGAGCAGGTATCAGCACACCCAGCGGCATCCCAGACTTCCG GACTCCAGGAACAGGTCTCTACGCCAACCTGGAGAAGTACAACCTCCCTTACCCTGAGGCCATTTTCAACATCGACTACTTCTCCAATGACCCCCAGCCTTTCTTCTCCTTGGCCAAGGCTTTGTATCCTGGCTGCCACCGTCCCAACTACATCCACTACTTCATCCGCATGCTCCACCACAAAGGTCTGCTGCTCCGGCTATACACGCAGAACATCGATGGGCTGGAGAACG TGTGCGGCATCCCCGAAGACAAACTCGTGGAGGCCCACGGTAGTTTTGCCACAGCGTCCTGCCACCTGTGCTACACGCCGTATCCTGCCGAAGAGGCTAAA GTTGCTATAATGACTGACAACATCCCCACCTGCTCCTTCTGCGCCGCTACTGTCAAAcctgatgttgtgttttttggagAAGACCTcccacagaaatattttctccaCACAAAAGACTTCCCCAAAGCGGACCTTCTCATCATTATGGGGACTTCTTTAAAG atcGAGCCTTTTGCTAGCCTGGTGAATACGGTGCGCTCCACTGTGCCGCGTCTGCTCCTGAACCGGCATGCTGTGGGCCCCTTTGAGAGGGTCCCGCTCCGGAGAGGAGACCACATGGAGCTGGGGGATCTGGCAGACTCGGTCAGGAGGTTCGCAGAGATCCTTGGCTGGAGCGGAGAAATCGAAGAAATGATGAGGACTCAGGAAAAGTTG GGCATCCCTCCTGTGGTAACCCAtggatcatcatcatcatcagagaCTGAAGACATGAAGACATCCAGACCACGAGCTGAAGGAAGCTGCAGCGAGGACACCGACTCAGAAACGGACAGCAAAAGCTCTGCGTCTTCAAGAGCAAGCAAATAA
- the LOC102237357 gene encoding NAD-dependent protein deacetylase sirtuin-3-like isoform X1, with amino-acid sequence MNRSRSSRNRKVPQPPDTRLTRSSSSQTRHPEPAELQDSWQGPCGKQRRKQPDSALAQDLSLISVSRLDSTSKGTMSTAGSIPMQACPSSESTSDQIVPSSFPVKSSSRSGLLSVARLVKLGRCKNILVVVGAGISTPSGIPDFRTPGTGLYANLEKYNLPYPEAIFNIDYFSNDPQPFFSLAKALYPGCHRPNYIHYFIRMLHHKGLLLRLYTQNIDGLENVCGIPEDKLVEAHGSFATASCHLCYTPYPAEEAKVAIMTDNIPTCSFCAATVKPDVVFFGEDLPQKYFLHTKDFPKADLLIIMGTSLKIEPFASLVNTVRSTVPRLLLNRHAVGPFERVPLRRGDHMELGDLADSVRRFAEILGWSGEIEEMMRTQEKLSFLQGIPPVVTHGSSSSSETEDMKTSRPRAEGSCSEDTDSETDSKSSASSRASK; translated from the exons ATGAACAGGTCCAGGTCCAGTAGGAATAGAAAAGTTCCCCAGCCTCCAGACACCAGATTAACCCGCAGCTCCAGCTCCCAGACCAGGCATCCGGAACCTGCAGAACTCCAGGACTCATGGCAGGGTCCTTGTGGAAAGCAACGAAGGAAGCAGCCTGACTCGGCTCTCGCTCAGGACCTCAGCCTGATCAGTGTGAGCAGACTGGACTCTACAAG tAAAGGAACGATGTCCACAGCTGGCAGTATTCCCATGCAGGCCTGTCCGTCCTCTGAGTCCACATCTGATCAGATAGTTCCATCTTCATTCCCGGTGAAGTCCTCTTCCCGGAGCGGCCTGTTGTCGGTGGCTCGGCTTGTGAAACTGGGCCGCTGTAAGAACATACTGGTGGTGGTAGGAGCAGGTATCAGCACACCCAGCGGCATCCCAGACTTCCG GACTCCAGGAACAGGTCTCTACGCCAACCTGGAGAAGTACAACCTCCCTTACCCTGAGGCCATTTTCAACATCGACTACTTCTCCAATGACCCCCAGCCTTTCTTCTCCTTGGCCAAGGCTTTGTATCCTGGCTGCCACCGTCCCAACTACATCCACTACTTCATCCGCATGCTCCACCACAAAGGTCTGCTGCTCCGGCTATACACGCAGAACATCGATGGGCTGGAGAACG TGTGCGGCATCCCCGAAGACAAACTCGTGGAGGCCCACGGTAGTTTTGCCACAGCGTCCTGCCACCTGTGCTACACGCCGTATCCTGCCGAAGAGGCTAAA GTTGCTATAATGACTGACAACATCCCCACCTGCTCCTTCTGCGCCGCTACTGTCAAAcctgatgttgtgttttttggagAAGACCTcccacagaaatattttctccaCACAAAAGACTTCCCCAAAGCGGACCTTCTCATCATTATGGGGACTTCTTTAAAG atcGAGCCTTTTGCTAGCCTGGTGAATACGGTGCGCTCCACTGTGCCGCGTCTGCTCCTGAACCGGCATGCTGTGGGCCCCTTTGAGAGGGTCCCGCTCCGGAGAGGAGACCACATGGAGCTGGGGGATCTGGCAGACTCGGTCAGGAGGTTCGCAGAGATCCTTGGCTGGAGCGGAGAAATCGAAGAAATGATGAGGACTCAGGAAAAGTTG TCCTTCCTGCAGGGCATCCCTCCTGTGGTAACCCAtggatcatcatcatcatcagagaCTGAAGACATGAAGACATCCAGACCACGAGCTGAAGGAAGCTGCAGCGAGGACACCGACTCAGAAACGGACAGCAAAAGCTCTGCGTCTTCAAGAGCAAGCAAATAA